A region of the Callithrix jacchus isolate 240 chromosome 10, calJac240_pri, whole genome shotgun sequence genome:
ATATACTATTgagttttcttttgtgaattttaaTTACGTTCTGTCTATGAATGCCTCCTCTATCCCCAGGTcataagcatattttttttttaattttttattggattataggttttggggtacatgataAGCATATTTTTACCTATCATGAAGCCCATGTATTTTTCTGGCCCAGAGCACAGCTTGAATCTATGTACCCTCTATCAGGCTTAGGGCTGCTGCATGAGCAAGGATACTGACGTTCTGTCTGGGAAGCAACCACTTATATTTTGACTTTCAGTTGGATTCAGCTGCAAGGTGGTCCTTAGGAATATGCTTCTCAGGCAGCCTAAGGGGAATGGCTTAGGCTGTAGCAAGAAGCTTTTGCGGGCCATCATCAAACATCAACATTTAAACCACAAATCCAGAAAAGGTATGGAATGACTTTCTTTGGAGATGGCCAAAACTCAGATGGATTTACTATCTTAGGATATTTAGGGTAAGTCCACACTTGAGAAGGTTCTAATGATCTGCTTTACATTACTGGGCCTTCCCACAGGCAGCACTGTCTAATGGAAACAACTCAAGCTGCTTAAGTATTTTAAGACTTCCACTAGccacattaaaaataagtaaaaagaaataggtaaaaCAATTTTACtgatttaacccaatatatccaaaatagcATCACTTCAACATGTAATTAAGATTATGTATTATTAATAACACATCGTACATTCCCTTTTTAATATGACGTCTTTGACATTTGGTGTGTATTTCTGCTCATGGCCTATGTAAGTTCAGAGAGCCACATGTCAAGTGTTCAACAGCCCCATATgtctagtggctactgtattggacagagcagccctgaggatTCAGACTGCAAAAGATCTACGATGTGCTAAACAGCATCTCCTCTGTTTATATTAAAGTGATTAAGCAACCACCATCTGAATTTTTAAGTACATCCTTCACCCTCCCCCATCCTTTGTTCTCCTAACACAAGTGTATTATTGCTTCAATTGATTCCATCTACTGATGTAGACTAATCTTTCTAAAGCAGTTTTGTTTGGATTCTTTCCTGGAGAGGATGTTGCTGCCAAGGAGGACTTTTAGGTGAAGTTAAGCTGAAACTTGGAAGGTGGGCAGGAATTAGTCATGGATCAGAGGGAACTGTGTAACTGAGGATGTGGCTAGAGTGTACAGGCTGAGAGTCAAGCAGACCTCAGATCCTATAGGGACATATAGGTCCTGCTGAGAACTGGAACTGGATTCTGAAGATAATGGAGTCATTAAACATATATAGTAGAGAGTATGGGAGACAGGCAGGATTTGAGGCAAGGAAACCAGTTTGAAGGAAAATACAAGATCCAGGTTAAAAAAATGAGGGCCTAAGCTAAGGCAATGtatgcattcactcattcatttactctACAAATACTTATTGTCTACTGTGTCAGAGTTGATGTCTCATGTACTGGAGATTAAATAGGAAAAAGAACATGCAAAACCCCCAGCCCTCGCAACACTTCAACATCCTGTGGGGAAAGAAGGTAGATGGTGATGTTCAAGTTTCAGGTCTTGCGTGGTGAATGACGGGACCATTTTCTGAAATAGGCATTATAAAAGGCAGAACAGGCTCGGGGAGAAATGATGGGTTCAGCTTTATCTATTTGTCAAACGTTTGGATGTTTGGAGGAAGCCCAAGTGGAGCTACCCAGCAAGCCTGGATATGCATATTTGGAAAATTCTGGAAGGGACACATAGATGTGGGAGCCATGGTATATGAATTGTATCAAATCCCTGGGAGTGAATGAGATAACCCCAGAAGGATGCATGATAGCAAGAGTCACAGCTCAATGACTACACGGCCCAGGTGAGTCATGCATGTATGTGAATTGGGTCATATGAGAAATATGTTGGTTTTGTGGCTAAACAGAAGAGTATATTCTGTCTAAGTCAGCAAGATTTGGCTGGTGGGCCACCAGTTTGCAATTCCTACACTTTTAGAACTTCTTTCTATGCCTCTTGTCTTGCTTTTcgtgagctcctgacttcaggtgatccatccacctctgctTGTCTCGCTTTTCAAATAGATATTTGTATGGCAGGCAGCTAGCTGTTCATGAAAACCCACTTCCTCTTTGAGACACTCATTGCAGTTCTTAGCCTCCTTGCCATTACCAGTGGCTGTGACTGTCTTCTAGCCAATGGGATATGAGCTCAATTTCCAGCAGAGGCCTTGAAGAAGAGGGTGTCCCCCTCCAtactctctcctcttcctctgcctctatGAACATGACAATGAACTCTAGAGAATTTTGGAGTCACAAGATGGAAGAGACTGGGGTTTCTGTATCTTTGCCTGAAATAAGGCCACCTTCCAACACATCTTCTTTTGACTACTATCTGAGtgaaaaataaacctttgttATGTTTGAGCCATTATACACGTGTAGCCCAGTTTGTTACTACATCCTAGCCTGACTTAAGAAATCCATTGCTAAACCACACTAATCCTGGCTGTGACATCTCTAAGGTCAGGGACATGTCTGTCCAGTTCACTCATGCATCCTCAACACACAGCCCAGAACATAGCATGCAGTAGGTACTTAATACAATTTCTTGACAATGCTAGCTGTGTTTTATTGAGCATgttctatgtgccagacactgtgctagatcTTTTATATATTGggcattatttcatttcatgtaaTCACAACCCTATAAGGAAGGTTCCattataatactttttttcttggtgAGAAGATTGAGGATTGGAAAGCTTATATCTGGTATTTGAAATGAGGCAGGGTGACTACAAAACCCACACTCTGAAACACCGGTAACTGACtacatacatactcattttaacattttaactcATGTACTTTCTCCCACCAAAGGTGCCCTCAAATCCTCCTCCCCATTTATTGAAGCCTGCCTCCTGCTTCCTTCCTCGCACCCATACAATCATTCTGTCCTTTAATTAGTCCAGCAGGAATTTCATATATATCATTACTACAACAGGGATTCCATGTATTTGTCTGCTTCTTGAAAGAAGTTATTTTGAGGGTAGCACAATATCTTAGACATTATTCATCTTGGTGTTCCTTAAAACACAGGGGAAGATGGAAAAcctgccctgtgccaggcactctagGCACTGAGGGCTAAACTGTAAATAAGACAGAGAcaatcttttcttttgaaaagctcTATTCTTGTGGGAGTAAACAGGCATAAAAGTGCATCACAGCACAATGTAATCTCTGCATTATAGACACAGAAGAGCGGGGAACCAGTTCTTTCtgtaggaggaaagaaaggacTCCCAGAGCAAGTGACCTTTACCTGAGCTTCTGAAGACTAAATAGGAGTTCTCCAGTTGTTTAAGAGGAATCTTAATTAGTGGGAAAAGCATGTACAAAAGTGTGGATACATCACGATGTGGGAGTTGTTCTGGATGGATATGGTATTGGCCTGCTAAAATGTAGGATTCCTTCACTGATTCATTAATTTCTTCAACAGATACTAAGTAAACCTAGAATGTGTCAGGGATTACACTAAATGTAGAggattcaaaagtgagcaaaacaGATATGATCCCTACCCTTGCAGAGTTTAGAATCCAGCAGGAATGGCAGCTGATTACAAAGCTCTAGCAATCATGtgtgagaggaaaggaagaagggaaagcccACACGTGAGTGAGAAGTTGAAGTGGGCTGGTCCAGACTGCAAGAGGTCTTTGACACCATTCTAGGGAAAAGGAAATCCCTCTTCAATCTGTCACCAAGTCCTGCCTCTCCCGCCTCCTTGATAGCTCTGAACTGTGCCCAGTCTTCCCACTGCCACTATTCTCAGTATAGGTCATCATCTCTTCCTTGAATGAATGTGACAATCTTCTAAAAGGATTTCTTGCCTCTCATCCTCCACTCCCACCCATTATCCTCAATGCAAACAGAgggatctttaaaaataaaaatctgttcatGTTATGTCCCATGtcaggcagaattctaagacaGCCCCCCATAATCTCCATCTCCTTGGAGgatattttggttattattttaCAGTACACAGCAAATGGGGTTTTTCAGATATAGTTAAGGTTACCAATCAGTCGATCTTTAGATAAAGAAATTATCCAGCTGTGTTTGGCTAATCAAGCACTTTAAAAGCAGAGTTTTCTCTAGCTAGGGGCAGAAGGGGACGGAAGATTGATTAGAAGCAAAGGAGGACTGGATGGATTTAACCTGTGGTTGCTGACTTTAAAGTTGCTGGGAGTGGGGATATTCCATGGAAAGGATCTGAGAGAGTCCTGTAGAAGCTGAGAATGACCTTGGAGGACAGCCAGCAAGAGAATGGGGACCTTAGACCTACAACTGAGAGGAACTGGATCAGGCAAACAACCTGAGTGGATTTGGAAGTGGATATTCCCCCAGAGCCTTCAGATGAAAACTCGAACAAGCCAGCCTTGCCTTTTGCCGGGGACAACCTGAGCAAAGTATGCAGCAGCCATGCCAAGTTGGACTTGTGATCTATAGAACAGTGAAGTAATAGATGGGTGTTGCTTTAAGTTTgtaataatttgttacacagcaatagaaaacgaATATACTTCCCAGCTTTCCAACCCTCCAATAAAACTACTGTGGTCGGACCAGACCTAGGCATTCAATCCTTACACAAGTTCTATTAGGGAGGTATTTTTATTATCACCATTTATTTTTCACCATTCGATTTCATTCTTTAtcaccatttcacagataaggaaactgaagctcagagagattaatACTTTTCCTAAGATTATAGAGCTAGTAAGTAAGTAGTGCTGAGATTTTTCACTTGGCTGTTCTGGCTCCAGGTTTGCACTCTATGGGTTCTCATTGTCTTTAAGATAAATCCAAATCCATCGGCATGAAATTAAAGGCCCTTCCTGATCGCGTTCCTGTTCAATAATCCAAACTTAATTTTAGACGTTCCTCTCAAATGCCTGACAGCCCCAATAACTAACATGCTCTTGATTCCTGACTTTGAGCTACAGTTCCTTCTGGAATACTGCCTGTTCCTCCCCTCCATCTACTTTCCTTTTGGCAGACTCTAATGGTCTTGTCTAAGACATCTCCTCTGGGGGAAAGTCTTTCTTGCCCCTCCCAGATGGGTTGGATGCCACTCCAGGTTCCCCTAGAACCTCAAGCTCTACCTTATCAGAGAATACAGGGCATTGTCTTGGGAATGTTTACCTAGCTGTGCTCTTTCACTAGGTTGTGAAGTCTTTGCAAGCCAGAACTGGTGATTTGTTCATTGTCAAATCCCTAACATAGGACGTGGAgcacagtaggtactcagtaaatatttgctgagtgaatcATTGAATGATCAAAAGTGCTTTAGCCAAGAGGCAATAGGGAGCCACCTAAGGTCTTGAAGAAAGGGAGTGAGTTTAGTATTAGAGCTGTGTTCACAAGGACAAGCTTAGGGCAAGCCTTGCACACAACGGACCATCCTCGTCAGCAGCTAGGGATGAAACAAGTTCATTTGCATTGTGGCCTTGGGTTTCTTGTGCTGTAAAGTTTGGCTGTTATCTCTCCTGGATCACGTCTGAATATTAGAAAATGCCAGAAGCTTTCACGGTTTCCCCTTATGGAGGTGGAAAGCATAAAAATAGCTTGTGACTTAGGTCTGGGCTCTGCACTCCCACAGAATGAGGAGCCCCTCTCCCCAGAAGGCAGTGGGTGAAGGTGACGTGGAGACCCACTTACCTGACACTACAGGAAACCGGCAGCCGCCTCTGAACTTCTGTTCCCTTCCAACCCAGACCATTCCATGCCTACATTCCTTCCAGGAGCACATCGCCAAATCTGGTTCTCCTTAGATATGCAAATATTGCTTCCTGTCGAGGAAGACCGGGAGGCCTTCCGCGTTAGAGACAGCACTTATAGCTGCTAGCTGGTCGTGCAAAGAGATTAGGGCGTCTCAATTAGAGACCGCTGAGTGCCTCGGTTTCCCTTCTGTGCAAAGTGTACTCCCCGGACGCCGCTGCCTTGAGGGAACAGGAACTGCCTCTGGAGGCGCCAGGAAAAATGGGAAAGTCAAGATACGTCCAGCTAGGTAAAGACACAAGGAGAGGAGCCAGGAGGCCAAGGGAGACGCACAGCTGATCCTTGTCGAGGCGCGGGCTCCACTCCCTTTAGTGGAGGGGCCCTTGAGTCTTCCCTTGCGTAGGCGCGCGGCAGAGCAGCGACTTGGCGAAAAGGGCCAAGACTCAGGATGCCTGCAGCACGAGCGAGGGGCTGACCCGGCGCACCGGCGCGGCGAGGCTGGGAGGGGCGGGCCTGGGCCCTGAGCCTCCTGCACTCCCAGCCACAGCTCTGGGCACTGGGGGTGGGAAGGGGTGGAGCCATGTGGGGAGGAGCAAAACTCGGAGGTCCCGGGCACCTTGGGCAGAGCCAGAGCGGCGGGAGCCGGTCCCGGGAACGTAGACCCTGCAGCGCCCGTCGTCCGGGCCGAGCCTAGCTGCAACCACCGCCACAGCCGCAGTCTCTTTCCAGCCTGCCTTCGGTGGCAGCGGGGGAACAGGGCTAGCGCAGCGCCGTAGGGGGGCACGGGGTCCTCTCCCATCCCAGAACTACTGGGCTGCTCTTGCTGTCCTTGCCGCCCCAGCAGGGCCCGACCGGACCTGCCACCTGCTCCCTGGTCACGCCATGGATCCTTCGGAGAAGAAGATATCGGTGTGGATCTGCCAGGAAGAGAAGCTGGTGTCCGGCCTCTCCCGCCGCACCACTTGCTCGGACGTTGTGCGAGTGCTTTTGGAGGACGGCTGCCGGCGGCGACGGAGACTGCGGCAAAGCCGGCGGCGGGGGTCGGCTGGAGACCCGCCTGGCCCGGGGGAACTGCCTGAACCCCGGGACGAGGACGACGAGGACGACGACGAGGCGCTGCCGCAGGGCATGCTGTGCGGGCCCCCGCAGTGTTACTGCATCGTGGAGAAGTGGCGCGGCTTTGAACGCATCCTCCCCAACAAGACGCGCATCTTGCGCCTCTGGGCCGCCTGGGGCGAAGAGCAGGAGAATGTGCGCTTCGTGCTAGTGCGCAGCGAGGCGTCGCTGCCTAATGCCGGTCCCCGCAGTGCCGAGGCGCGTGTAGTGCTCAGCCGAGAGCGCCCCTGTCCCGCCCGCGGGTCCCCGGCGCGGCCCAGCCTGGCCATGACCCAGGAAAAACAGCGGCGAGTGGTGCGCAAGGCTTTCCGCAAGCTGGCCAAGCTCAACCGGCGGCGCCAGCAGCAGCCACCGTCGTCCTGTTCGTCCACTTCGTCGTCCACTGCCTCGTCCTGCTCTTCGTCGCCGCGGGCCCACGAGGGCGCGTCGGTGGAGCGCATGGAGACGCTGGTGCATCTGGTGCTCTCCCAGGACCACACCATCCGCCAGCAGGTGCAGCGGCTCCACGAGCTGGACTGCGAGATCGACCGCTACGAGGCCAAGGTGCACCTGGACCGCATGCGGCGCCACGGAGTCAATTACGTGCAGGACACTTACTTGGTGGGGGCAGGGATCGAGCTCGACGGGTCCAGCCCGGGAGAGGAGCCAGAAGAggtggcggtggcggcggcggcgcccCCAATAGACGGCGAGGCGCAGGTGGTGGCGCTGGAGGAGCTGGCCCGGCGCTGCGACGACTTGCTGCGGCTTCAGGAGCAACGGGTTCAGCAGGAGGAGCTGCTGGAGCGCCTTTCAACCGAGATTCAGGAGGAACTCAACCAGAGGTGGATGCGGCGGCGCCAGGAGGAGATGGTGGTGCGGGTGGAGCCCCCGGAGCCCGACGGCGGCCCGGATGGCGAGCTGCTGCTGGAGCAGGAACGGGTCAGGACGCAGCTCAGCACCAGCCTTTACATCGGGCTCCGGCTCAACACCGACCTGGAGGCCGTCAAGTCGGACTTGGATTACAGCCAGCAGCAATGGGACAGCAAGGAGCGCGAGCTACAGGGTCTTCTGCAAACTTTGCACACTTTGGAGCTGACGGTGGCACCAGATGGGGCTCTTGGCTCCAGCGGTCCCTCGCGGGAATCTGGGCCTCAGGCCTGCGCCGACATGTGGGTGGACCAGGCCCGTGGGCTGGCCAAAAGCGGTCCTGGCAACGACGAGGATTCGGATACGGGTCTGAGCTCTATGCATAGCCAAGACTCGGACTCTGTGCCCATGTGCGAATCCCTTGTGTAGGGGTATCAGGGAGGGAAATAGGGATGAACGTTTCTGTTTTTCTTGCAGAATGCAGTGGGCCGGCGGCCTTAGGGACTTGAAACCAGGCTGCTGTGAGCCTGGAGCTCCGGC
Encoded here:
- the LOC144577917 gene encoding uncharacterized protein LOC144577917, with protein sequence MVYNARIGWHGYGFVGPMGNLHSPWRSQWFKPTDAKVIWALCALQGFAHGHRVRVLAMHRAQTRIRILVVARTAFGQPTGLVHPHVGAGLRPRFPRGTAGAKSPIWCHLRLDGLQVGVEPEPDVKAGAELRPDPFLLQQQLAIRAAVGLRGLHPHHHLLLAPPHPPLALQQLLLLNPLLLKPQQVVAAPGQLLQRHHLRLAVYWGRRRRHRHLFWLLSRAGPVELDPCPHQVSVLHVIDSVAPHAVQVHLGLVAVDLAVQLVEPLHLLADGVVLGEHQMHQRLHALHRRALVGPRRRRAGRGSGRRSGRTGRRWLLLAPPVELGQLAESLAHHSPLFFLGHGQAATPRCALARSAHSPALRPRRPRGARCASCWGGCVQSRATSPRCSNTAGARTACPAAAPRRRPRRPRPGVQAVPPGQAGLQPTPAAGFAAVSVAAGSRPPKALAQRPSKWCGGRGRTPASLPGRSTPISSSPKDPWRDQGAGGRSGRALLGRQGQQEQPSSSGMGEDPVPPYGAALALFPRCHRRQAGKRLRLWRWLQLGSARTTGAAGSTFPGPAPAALALPKVPGTSEFCSSPHGSTPSHPQCPELWLGVQEAQGPGPPLPASPRRCAGSAPRSCCRHPESWPFSPSRCSAARLRKGRLKGPSTKGSGARASTRISCASPLASWLLSLCLYLAGRILTFPFFLAPPEAVPVPSRQRRPGSTLCTEGKPRHSAVSN
- the RASSF10 gene encoding ras association domain-containing protein 10, with translation MDPSEKKISVWICQEEKLVSGLSRRTTCSDVVRVLLEDGCRRRRRLRQSRRRGSAGDPPGPGELPEPRDEDDEDDDEALPQGMLCGPPQCYCIVEKWRGFERILPNKTRILRLWAAWGEEQENVRFVLVRSEASLPNAGPRSAEARVVLSRERPCPARGSPARPSLAMTQEKQRRVVRKAFRKLAKLNRRRQQQPPSSCSSTSSSTASSCSSSPRAHEGASVERMETLVHLVLSQDHTIRQQVQRLHELDCEIDRYEAKVHLDRMRRHGVNYVQDTYLVGAGIELDGSSPGEEPEEVAVAAAAPPIDGEAQVVALEELARRCDDLLRLQEQRVQQEELLERLSTEIQEELNQRWMRRRQEEMVVRVEPPEPDGGPDGELLLEQERVRTQLSTSLYIGLRLNTDLEAVKSDLDYSQQQWDSKERELQGLLQTLHTLELTVAPDGALGSSGPSRESGPQACADMWVDQARGLAKSGPGNDEDSDTGLSSMHSQDSDSVPMCESLV